The genomic segment GCGGTCAGCCCGTACTTCCGTGCCATGTTCACCAGCCCCTTGGTAGAGTCTCGGCTCACCGAGATCCGCCTGGAGGAGGTGACGCCTTCGGTCATGGAGACGGTTATCCAGTTCGTGTACACGGGGGAAGCGGGGCTCTGCCTCGACACGGCAGAGGACTTGTTTGTGGCAGCCAACCGTCTTCAAGTCATGCCCTTGCAGAATCTTTGTTCAAGGTAACAGATGAACGTACTTCACCCGTTCTTCCTCTTTTAGATGAACGTAATCGCTGTCTGTTTTTCCAGAAGTCTGAGTAGTTAGGTTGagtatttggtttggtttagtTTCACGCTGCACATAGGTAAACGAATGTGGTAGGTTTACCTGATAAGATTCTGTATCTTTTATGTTTGTGTACCGtagcacaaaacatcaaaaactGTCTGCACAATTAGtgaagaaaaatacatttctgttccTTTAGGTTCCTCTTTGAACACCTTTCTGTGGAGAATTGTTTGGGTATGTACTCTCTGGCACGCTCGCATCACGACCAGCTCTTGCTCAGAGCCTCTTTGAGGCTGGTGGCTCAGCATTTCCCTCGAGTGGCACGCCAGCGAGACTTTCTCCTGTTGGACCCGGGCACCGTGGGAAGCCTCCTGGAGTCGGACCGGCTCGGGGTGGAGTCCGAGACGGAGGTGTACGACGCGGCGCGGCGCTGGGCTGAGCACCGACCCGCTGAACGCTACGTGCACATGCCTGCTCTGCTTCGTCACTTGCGCCCGGGTCTGCTGGCCCCCGAGGAGAGCAGGCGGCTCAACAAAGAGCTCGGGCCGAGGGCGGGCACCGAGGCCATGGGAGGTCCGCTGAGGCCTCGTGAGGGCATGCTCGAGAAGAAGATTGTTTGCGTGGATCTTAAGCCCAGGGAAGATGAGGCTTTACGAGAGAGCGATTACACGGTGGATTGTTTTGACCCACGAACGGGCAAGTGGGAGAAACTTTCAGCCCTGGGCTCTTTGCTGTGTCCAGGCTGCACGGCTGTCGGTGGCCGGCTCTTTGTAGCCGGTGGCATTTTAAGAACGGGCCAAGTTTCGGCGTCGATGCACGAGTATGACGTGGTGCTGGACCGATGGATATCGCGGCCATCCATGGAGCAGCCGCGTGCCATGTTCGGCCTCCTTGGCTCAGGGAACTTTCTCTACGCCCTGGGTGGCTGCAACCGATCAGTCCTTCTTGACACTTGTGAAACGTTCGACCTCACCACGTTAACGTGGGCACCGGGTCCACGTCTGCCGTTGCCGCTACGCTCTTTTGCCTGCTCCACACTCCGAGGCCGACTGTACTTGCTCGGAGGCGCCACGTTGGAGCAGAACAGGGCTATGGTGCATGCCGGTGTGCTCATCTACCACACCGGTACAAGGACCTGGAATCGCATCGGGCTTGATTCCGGTGCCACCTGCCTGGCTGGAGGAGTAGCAGTACGTGGAGGAGTGTGCGCGGTGGGCGGGTACATGCGCGATGCTGCTAAATTTCTGGACGGCAATTACACCCATTTGGAACCGCTTGACGCCACCGGGCGAGTCCTGTTTTTCCGAGAAGGACGAGCGATGGGGACTGACCGGGACGTCATGGCCGGAGTAGAGCGAATCGGAGGTGGCGGTAGTGACCGCGCTCCCAGTCCAGTTGTTTTTCCAGGTCTGCCACGGCGCATAGCTGCCGCAGGCGTCGCGAGATGGAAGCGCAGGATTTACGTGTTGGGTGGTGAGAACGGCTCACGCTTTTACGACAGCGTGTACTGCTGGAAGCCTGGCTGGCGAAGCTGGGTCCAGAGACGTGAGAAACTACCAGGAGATACAGGCGGAGTGAGCCAGTTTGGGTGCACCACTCTAAAGTTCCCCAAAAAACACATCTTGGCACGCATTAGAACAGCCCTGGAGAAGCAGGGGAAGGAAAAGAGACGGAAACGAAAAACGGAGGACGTGCCAAGAAGCCGGCCAACCAGAAGGGCAAATCAGAaagtgtgatttttatttaagaaacacGTTTGGGACTCATCCCTTTCAGTCTTGTTGAATTTTCATCACCAATACCCTTTATGTTTTGTCTTCCCAAGAAACGAGCGTCACGTCGACAGCTGATGCTTCTGTTGTTTTGAAGGCTCCTTTATCTCACTGCTACATGTTCGAATGCAAATTTAAGATTGAATGCTGGAAACCGTGAAGCATGTTAAGCCTAGGACATTACTGAAATGTCTCTTGAATGTATATAATAGCAACAAGAAATACCAAGCCCGCTGAAATCCTACACATGAACTACACGAAAAACAGAATGACTCCACTCCACGGAATAAAAACAGGCAATAAGTTAGGTCTAATGCCCTATTCAGACCGTATTAGTTTCTCAGATTAG from the Ictalurus furcatus strain D&B chromosome 17, Billie_1.0, whole genome shotgun sequence genome contains:
- the si:dkey-260j18.2 gene encoding kelch-like protein 3; amino-acid sequence: MAAMNTGKGGTVRWRPQPWQDADGGGGEPLSDSDSEEEDFPDDTTTPLGEYITQGLKQLLDAQQLCDVTLLVEGKKFMCHRVLLAAVSPYFRAMFTSPLVESRLTEIRLEEVTPSVMETVIQFVYTGEAGLCLDTAEDLFVAANRLQVMPLQNLCSRFLFEHLSVENCLGMYSLARSHHDQLLLRASLRLVAQHFPRVARQRDFLLLDPGTVGSLLESDRLGVESETEVYDAARRWAEHRPAERYVHMPALLRHLRPGLLAPEESRRLNKELGPRAGTEAMGGPLRPREGMLEKKIVCVDLKPREDEALRESDYTVDCFDPRTGKWEKLSALGSLLCPGCTAVGGRLFVAGGILRTGQVSASMHEYDVVLDRWISRPSMEQPRAMFGLLGSGNFLYALGGCNRSVLLDTCETFDLTTLTWAPGPRLPLPLRSFACSTLRGRLYLLGGATLEQNRAMVHAGVLIYHTGTRTWNRIGLDSGATCLAGGVAVRGGVCAVGGYMRDAAKFLDGNYTHLEPLDATGRVLFFREGRAMGTDRDVMAGVERIGGGGSDRAPSPVVFPGLPRRIAAAGVARWKRRIYVLGGENGSRFYDSVYCWKPGWRSWVQRREKLPGDTGGVSQFGCTTLKFPKKHILARIRTALEKQGKEKRRKRKTEDVPRSRPTRRANQKV